The proteins below come from a single Dehalococcoidia bacterium genomic window:
- a CDS encoding helix-turn-helix domain-containing protein: MSSPKISQIDLVARLQVLGLKIEQSAISKIENGQRPVLDTELSLIAKALGVSTAWLLGETDTPKKS; the protein is encoded by the coding sequence ATGTCTTCGCCGAAAATATCGCAGATTGATCTTGTAGCTCGTTTACAAGTTCTTGGATTAAAGATTGAACAATCTGCTATTTCAAAGATAGAGAATGGACAGCGGCCTGTTCTTGATACAGAACTATCATTAATAGCAAAAGCTTTAGGTGTATCTACTGCTTGGCTTTTAGGAGAGACAGATACTCCGAAAAAATCCTAA
- a CDS encoding zinc ribbon domain-containing protein: MSYCSNCGGKIEPGHVFCPNCGQKPPQQNPKKVQSNKHHGRYWATISVLIIVLVIAIAAVVSGLVIGLGGNNSSSSNYYQSTYPTYTYQPPIPTYTYQPPTPTYTPTTHTLLSDHTLFGPSYNYDSYYIPAGKTISLSWSADGYVSIYILTETQYSYFSTWGWHSSPAAYDNGNSGTLSYHVTNTDTYYLVINNPSWVTGIKVYSATASW, from the coding sequence ATGAGTTACTGCTCGAACTGCGGCGGCAAGATTGAACCTGGTCATGTATTTTGTCCTAATTGCGGACAAAAACCCCCGCAGCAGAATCCCAAGAAAGTACAGAGCAATAAGCATCATGGCAGATACTGGGCTACGATTTCTGTACTTATAATAGTATTGGTAATTGCCATAGCCGCGGTAGTCAGCGGTCTTGTGATAGGACTTGGCGGAAACAATAGTTCGTCTTCAAATTACTATCAGTCAACGTATCCGACATATACGTATCAACCGCCGATACCGACATACACATATCAACCACCAACACCTACATATACGCCGACAACACATACATTGCTGTCGGATCATACATTATTTGGACCTTCTTACAACTATGATTCTTACTATATCCCAGCAGGTAAAACTATCTCACTAAGCTGGAGCGCAGATGGATACGTTTCTATTTATATCCTCACTGAAACCCAGTATAGTTACTTTTCGACATGGGGATGGCATTCAAGTCCTGCCGCATATGACAATGGTAACTCCGGAACCCTTTCCTACCACGTTACAAATACTGATACATATTACTTAGTAATTAATAATCCGTCATGGGTTACAGGGATCAAAGTATATTCAGCAACAGCAAGCTGGTAG
- a CDS encoding zinc ribbon domain-containing protein, producing MNYCPNCGNKIETNQHYCPSCGQTLIQAVNQEREQNNEIKRIKAKMKEARINEITLALFGGLLIGGGIIFILQRIFTVDIFDVKVVFIDNAAIGGVVAIILGIVCCAGASDYGNKYNELERKL from the coding sequence ATGAATTACTGTCCTAACTGCGGTAACAAGATTGAAACTAACCAACACTATTGTCCGAGTTGCGGGCAGACACTTATCCAAGCTGTAAACCAAGAACGAGAACAGAATAATGAAATCAAACGGATCAAAGCAAAGATGAAGGAAGCAAGAATCAACGAGATAACTCTTGCTCTGTTTGGTGGTCTTTTAATCGGTGGCGGAATAATCTTTATATTACAAAGAATATTTACAGTAGACATTTTTGATGTGAAGGTAGTGTTCATAGACAACGCTGCTATCGGTGGTGTCGTGGCAATCATACTAGGAATCGTATGCTGCGCCGGCGCAAGTGATTACGGTAACAAATACAACGAATTAGAGAGGAAATTGTAG
- a CDS encoding helix-turn-helix domain-containing protein, giving the protein MGRSKNIKKEVVVERIFFNFTETQEFLGVSHQTVYKLMKEGLPSHKIGNKRVFLKEDLINWVKEH; this is encoded by the coding sequence ATGGGAAGATCGAAGAATATTAAGAAAGAGGTTGTAGTCGAGCGAATATTCTTCAACTTTACTGAGACGCAAGAGTTTCTAGGCGTCAGTCATCAGACTGTGTACAAGTTAATGAAGGAAGGATTGCCTTCTCATAAGATAGGCAATAAGAGGGTGTTTCTTAAGGAAGACCTTATCAACTGGGTGAAAGAGCACTAG
- a CDS encoding HIT domain-containing protein → MQAKSSEKIEECILCEKVRCPADDRNNYVLYRGRYCYIMLNLYPYTNGHVMVIPYRHEGDLTKLDDESLREMGTLTRASVAALERLMQPTGFNIGMNVGRVAGAGISEHVHMHVVPRWSGDSNFMTVLGGTRMIPEDLDSTYTKLMPLLIEEVSK, encoded by the coding sequence TTGCAGGCTAAATCATCCGAGAAAATCGAAGAATGCATACTGTGCGAAAAGGTAAGATGTCCCGCAGACGACAGGAATAACTATGTTCTTTACCGCGGGCGTTATTGCTATATAATGCTGAACCTTTATCCGTATACCAATGGTCATGTCATGGTTATCCCCTATCGACATGAGGGCGATCTGACGAAGCTGGATGATGAGTCGCTGCGGGAGATGGGCACCCTCACCAGGGCGTCCGTGGCCGCGCTGGAACGCCTCATGCAGCCCACCGGGTTTAATATCGGCATGAACGTAGGCCGCGTGGCTGGCGCCGGCATCAGCGAACACGTTCATATGCACGTGGTGCCGAGATGGTCCGGAGACTCCAACTTCATGACGGTGCTGGGCGGGACGAGGATGATACCTGAGGACCTGGACTCGACCTATACCAAATTAATGCCGCTGCTTATCGAAGAAGTGTCGAAATAA
- a CDS encoding NAD(P)/FAD-dependent oxidoreductase translates to MNSELFDTIVIGAGPVGSYAAQLLAGGGFNVAIMEEHEHFGEPMQCTGIIGVECFERFHLSTESVLREARSAKLFSPSGRLIRLHSERPQTYIVDRSAFDRMLADSAASHGAKYFTSNKVTGIEITSDRVRLSIDKGKTFESRTAIIASGFYSKLTQKLGLEKYRDFITGAQAEVTIKESSELEEIEIYFDQDLAPGFFAWLVPTSPQRALAGLFSRKAPKKHLSRFLQTLYDRGRITSSEVEITHGAIPLKPLNKTYYERVIVAGDAAGQVKPTSGGGVYYGMICAQIASDVLRTAFAENDFSEGSLSAYQKEWQKEIGQELRNGYIARRIYEKLSNRLIDNLFGLSLKKGLHEIINESEDISFDWHGRAFSEFIRNSVPRIFKS, encoded by the coding sequence ATGAATAGCGAATTATTCGATACTATAGTAATCGGAGCCGGGCCAGTCGGAAGCTATGCCGCGCAACTGCTCGCGGGCGGCGGCTTTAATGTGGCCATAATGGAGGAGCATGAGCACTTCGGCGAACCAATGCAATGCACCGGTATCATAGGGGTTGAGTGCTTCGAGCGGTTTCACCTATCGACAGAGTCCGTTCTGCGAGAAGCGCGTTCGGCGAAATTATTCAGCCCGTCAGGTAGATTGATACGCCTGCACAGCGAAAGGCCGCAGACCTACATCGTAGACCGCAGCGCGTTCGATCGTATGCTGGCCGATAGCGCAGCGTCACATGGCGCAAAATATTTCACGTCGAATAAGGTTACCGGAATCGAAATCACAAGCGATCGAGTGAGGTTATCTATCGACAAAGGCAAAACGTTCGAAAGCCGAACGGCCATAATCGCCAGCGGCTTCTATTCCAAACTTACTCAAAAGCTCGGGCTGGAGAAATACAGGGACTTCATCACGGGAGCCCAGGCCGAAGTAACGATCAAAGAAAGCAGCGAACTTGAAGAAATCGAGATATACTTCGACCAGGACCTGGCGCCAGGCTTTTTCGCATGGCTGGTGCCGACATCGCCGCAGCGGGCTCTTGCCGGCTTATTCTCACGCAAGGCGCCAAAGAAGCACCTGAGTAGATTCCTGCAAACGCTTTACGACAGAGGTCGAATTACATCGTCCGAAGTGGAAATCACGCACGGCGCAATACCGCTTAAGCCGCTGAACAAGACTTATTATGAACGAGTTATCGTGGCAGGGGACGCGGCGGGCCAGGTGAAGCCTACCAGTGGGGGAGGAGTGTACTACGGCATGATCTGCGCTCAGATCGCCTCCGATGTGCTGAGGACAGCTTTTGCGGAAAACGATTTTTCTGAAGGGTCGCTGTCCGCCTATCAGAAGGAATGGCAAAAAGAGATCGGGCAAGAACTGCGCAATGGTTACATCGCGCGCCGTATCTATGAAAAGCTCAGCAACCGCCTGATAGACAATCTGTTCGGCCTTTCACTGAAAAAAGGTCTCCACGAGATAATCAATGAGTCTGAAGACATTTCGTTTGACTGGCACGGCAGAGCCTTTTCCGAGTTCATAAGAAACTCAGTGCCACGTATATTTAAGTCTTGA
- a CDS encoding HD domain-containing phosphohydrolase, with translation MNEDKERDVELNSPARNINIPPDDAAAIAGGFIEALSSTEMSDMLDRYVDDIHIIVKSNAVVIYVYDASTMLFSMQAHLGITDKFMNELQRIQISEGEYKKLLRWDNQASLLEETLSENTYANIMKTVLRDGINMLIAQPLIQKNSVLGMMFIGYNSPRKISTEDNKLFEFIGKQTASSIENIVLKRDIAKISKRLDLMSAMTMFTGSSFNLNQIFETIAYGIKQILDFAHASIALVENDIILYSAAHSATKSQIVAGFKLPQGASPISWLIKNKKLYIQNDLSAGIQFSTDDIYAKEGMRSVVYIPLYSQNSIFGYLTVASRKPNAFNARDQSILQEISIQIANRMEFYRIYTELKRHQENLESANKQLAEKADLLEKNKDLLDSSFMDIAKTVVLLAESREQYTIGHSERVTDLCKKIASELKLSEDKIRQLESAAGLLGLGKANVPEEILNKPGPLNDEEKARLQAQQLKSLELLRVPDSLSGVVTILENKHENYDGSGYPKQIKGNDIPVEARILAVADAYIAMISERPYRHAMSSDEAVKTLRGQAGKQWDPLIVTALLHILK, from the coding sequence ATGAACGAAGACAAAGAACGCGATGTTGAATTGAATAGCCCCGCCCGCAACATCAATATCCCGCCCGACGATGCCGCCGCGATAGCCGGCGGCTTCATAGAAGCATTGTCCTCGACAGAAATGAGCGACATGCTGGATAGATATGTAGACGATATACATATCATAGTGAAATCCAATGCCGTAGTTATCTATGTATATGACGCAAGCACGATGCTATTCTCGATGCAGGCGCACCTCGGCATAACGGATAAGTTTATGAACGAACTCCAGAGAATTCAAATATCGGAAGGCGAATATAAAAAACTGCTGCGCTGGGATAATCAGGCGTCGCTGCTGGAAGAGACGCTCTCGGAAAACACTTACGCGAATATCATGAAAACTGTGTTGCGCGATGGCATCAATATGCTTATTGCGCAACCTCTAATTCAGAAAAACAGCGTCTTAGGCATGATGTTCATCGGATACAATTCTCCCCGAAAGATATCCACGGAGGATAACAAGCTTTTCGAGTTCATAGGCAAGCAGACCGCCTCATCCATAGAAAACATTGTTCTGAAAAGAGATATCGCTAAGATTAGCAAACGGCTCGATCTCATGAGCGCCATGACCATGTTCACCGGCTCCAGCTTCAATCTGAATCAGATTTTTGAAACTATAGCATACGGGATCAAACAGATACTTGACTTCGCTCATGCCAGCATTGCGCTGGTCGAAAACGATATCATCTTATATAGCGCGGCACATTCGGCAACAAAGAGCCAGATAGTGGCGGGATTCAAATTGCCTCAGGGAGCTTCCCCTATCAGCTGGCTCATAAAAAACAAAAAGCTCTATATCCAGAATGATTTGTCCGCAGGCATACAGTTCTCTACGGACGATATCTATGCAAAAGAAGGCATGCGATCCGTTGTCTATATACCACTCTATTCACAAAACTCGATATTCGGATACCTGACCGTGGCCAGCCGAAAACCAAACGCATTCAACGCCAGGGATCAGAGCATACTGCAGGAAATCAGCATTCAGATAGCTAACAGGATGGAATTCTACCGCATTTACACGGAGCTGAAACGGCATCAGGAGAACCTTGAATCAGCTAATAAACAACTTGCGGAAAAGGCCGATCTGCTCGAAAAGAATAAGGACCTACTTGACAGTTCATTCATGGACATCGCTAAGACTGTTGTGCTTCTTGCTGAATCGCGCGAGCAGTACACGATCGGTCATTCGGAAAGAGTTACGGATCTTTGTAAGAAGATAGCATCAGAATTGAAGCTCAGCGAGGATAAAATCCGGCAACTGGAGTCAGCGGCGGGATTACTTGGATTGGGAAAAGCCAACGTTCCTGAAGAGATACTAAATAAGCCGGGACCTCTTAATGATGAGGAGAAAGCCAGGTTGCAGGCGCAACAGTTGAAATCGCTGGAACTGCTGCGCGTACCTGATTCGCTGAGCGGAGTAGTAACTATTCTTGAGAACAAACATGAGAATTACGACGGCAGCGGCTACCCTAAGCAGATAAAAGGCAACGATATCCCCGTTGAAGCCCGCATCCTGGCGGTAGCCGATGCCTATATCGCGATGATATCAGAGAGACCGTACCGTCATGCCATGAGCAGCGATGAAGCTGTCAAGACATTGAGAGGCCAGGCCGGGAAGCAATGGGACCCGTTAATTGTGACCGCGCTCCTGCATATTCTTAAGTAA
- a CDS encoding MFS transporter, with the protein MFKIIGFLKPSPSISEAEQASGLKWLSWEGMASLGFSSITTSGFLTAYALALGANNLQIGILVALPFLGGVLQIPTILLVERVRQRKLIAVITWFIAQLLWIPIALIPFYLKVPGAPGISVLLAIMAARSILQAVTNGAWHSWVRDLVPQQIMGSFFARRFKYATVVAMIFGVGAALFVDYWKSNAAPGTEATGYVYPLILGAVTLGIASPLMMAKMPEPLMESTQGQNQSIRNLLTIPYRNRNYRYLLLFLLLWGFCLNLAVPFFTVYMLVRLELPVSAVIGFSALSQIFTILFYRVWGQYADRYGSKSVMAVCASLYLLVIFGWTFTTMPDRYFLTIPLLVVLHIMAGIASSGVTLTTGTLGMKLAPKGQATAYLTTAAVATSLGTGLGPLLGGPIADFFSSRQLGLVFSWTDPSGVLQMSAFHLTGFDFLFAIAFVLGLMVLGLLTMLREEGEVDRDVVLDALVSPLRRFTKPLGSTASLSFLSQFPFGYIRKVPLPGLDVAIGVTAHQLAEAASMAVIAVKHGRRGAAKISGALEKLLIGLLGTEQASGVNVTEISQHAARGAMRAVEQTNLDAGEVARQTVVGIASALHKQGGEENVAEALRGAAYGMVQGASETGAQLETAVSEAVEAAKEVAQQTGIDQDVAVSQVVIGAIEAAKDIGKEPLEEIKSSLSKETIAKAIAGMESETEKTKEVENGLT; encoded by the coding sequence TTGTTCAAGATAATAGGATTTCTAAAACCGAGTCCTTCTATATCCGAGGCCGAGCAGGCTTCAGGTTTAAAGTGGCTTTCCTGGGAGGGAATGGCCTCGCTTGGCTTCAGCAGCATAACCACCAGCGGTTTCCTAACGGCTTACGCTCTTGCGCTGGGTGCGAATAACCTCCAGATAGGTATTCTGGTTGCGCTCCCTTTCTTGGGCGGCGTGCTGCAAATCCCAACAATACTTCTTGTCGAACGTGTCAGACAGCGAAAGCTGATAGCCGTTATAACCTGGTTCATCGCTCAATTACTGTGGATACCTATAGCTTTGATACCCTTCTATCTCAAGGTTCCCGGCGCTCCCGGGATTTCTGTACTTCTGGCTATTATGGCGGCAAGAAGCATACTTCAAGCTGTAACCAACGGCGCCTGGCATAGCTGGGTAAGGGATCTTGTGCCGCAGCAGATAATGGGCTCGTTTTTCGCTCGACGTTTTAAATACGCCACGGTTGTGGCGATGATATTCGGCGTGGGAGCCGCTCTGTTTGTGGACTACTGGAAGAGCAATGCGGCGCCGGGGACGGAAGCAACAGGTTACGTATATCCGCTGATACTCGGCGCTGTGACTCTGGGTATCGCCAGCCCGTTGATGATGGCGAAAATGCCGGAGCCGTTGATGGAATCGACACAGGGGCAGAACCAGTCGATTAGAAATCTGCTTACAATACCTTATAGAAACCGTAATTACCGCTATTTGTTGCTTTTCCTTTTACTATGGGGGTTCTGCCTGAACCTGGCCGTGCCGTTTTTCACCGTGTATATGCTGGTAAGATTGGAGTTGCCTGTATCCGCGGTCATAGGTTTCAGCGCGCTTAGCCAGATATTCACAATCCTGTTCTATCGCGTCTGGGGCCAGTATGCGGATCGTTATGGGAGCAAGTCTGTTATGGCGGTGTGCGCGTCCCTGTATCTTCTGGTGATATTCGGCTGGACTTTTACAACCATGCCTGACAGATATTTCCTGACCATACCATTATTGGTTGTGTTGCACATAATGGCAGGTATAGCCTCTTCAGGTGTGACCCTGACTACCGGCACGCTCGGTATGAAACTGGCGCCAAAGGGGCAGGCCACGGCATATCTTACCACGGCTGCTGTAGCCACAAGCCTCGGAACAGGTTTGGGGCCTCTGCTCGGCGGGCCTATCGCCGACTTCTTCAGTTCCCGCCAGCTTGGCCTCGTCTTTTCGTGGACCGACCCCTCCGGCGTATTGCAGATGTCGGCATTCCATCTTACAGGCTTTGACTTTCTTTTCGCGATAGCTTTTGTGCTGGGCCTTATGGTGTTGGGACTGTTGACCATGTTGCGTGAGGAAGGAGAGGTTGACCGCGACGTGGTTCTTGATGCTCTGGTAAGCCCGTTACGCCGGTTTACGAAGCCGCTGGGATCTACAGCCAGCCTGAGTTTTCTGTCGCAGTTTCCGTTTGGGTATATAAGAAAAGTTCCTTTACCCGGGCTGGATGTTGCTATAGGGGTGACGGCGCATCAGCTCGCCGAAGCTGCGAGTATGGCGGTAATTGCCGTAAAGCATGGCAGGAGAGGGGCAGCAAAGATATCCGGGGCACTGGAAAAGTTGCTCATAGGTTTATTAGGAACGGAGCAAGCGTCAGGTGTAAATGTCACAGAGATATCGCAGCATGCCGCCCGCGGCGCCATGCGTGCTGTAGAACAGACCAACCTTGATGCCGGGGAGGTGGCTCGTCAGACCGTAGTTGGAATTGCCAGTGCATTGCATAAGCAGGGCGGTGAGGAAAATGTAGCTGAAGCGCTGCGCGGTGCCGCGTATGGCATGGTGCAGGGAGCCAGTGAAACGGGAGCGCAATTGGAAACGGCGGTTTCTGAAGCAGTAGAGGCGGCTAAGGAAGTAGCACAGCAGACTGGGATAGATCAGGACGTAGCTGTAAGCCAGGTTGTGATAGGGGCGATAGAGGCGGCTAAGGATATCGGAAAGGAACCGCTCGAGGAAATCAAGTCCTCTCTCTCCAAGGAGACAATAGCTAAGGCAATCGCCGGTATGGAATCGGAAACGGAGAAAACGAAAGAGGTTGAGAATGGGTTGACCTAG
- a CDS encoding AAA family ATPase: MKPKQYEVPVEKLRWKCDPGIFEFECTKELSPLGEFIGQERAAKAIEFGLNMSDDGYNIYVAGLTGTGKTTMVKTYIEKLIEEKETRGEMPVIEDWCYLYNFREPDQPQIVSLPQGKGKEFRDDMNQLLNRARKEMRRAFTSDEYKEQKEKVMEESQTLQKQVFESVSEEARQQDFALKVGPAGPTLIPTVNGHPMEEKQFNALSENAKKELNNKHDELIKKLQSGIEQVADLQKQTAERLQKLDKDIGEFTISRLINMLLITYQEQSKISKFLYELKRYTLDNIDLFKDGEEPAPTVLGMPVNQAATGKNPFLPFQVNVFVDNSEVKGPPVVIESNPNFGNLFGMIERRFLLGGYVSDHTMIKPGALSKANGGYLLLSAYDIAINSIAWFALKRAIKNREVRIEDPFEQFGLFAPQGMRPEPMPVKIKIILIGESFIYHLLSMHDEDFWEIFRVKADFDYEIDKTEKNMKDYAAFIAVCCEECGTKHFDPAGVARMIEYSSRMVSDQEKMSSRFAFIKQLIQESDYWASRDGDKLITDKHVAKAIEERIFRHNLADEKIRDMINRGEIMIDIAGEETGQVNGLSIYSLGDIAFGKPSRITASTFMGRGGVINIERESEMSGPIHNKGVMILSGYLGWRYAQDKPLSLSASLCFEQSYEGVDGDSASSAELYAILSSIAEVPIRQGIAVTGSVNQKGQIQPIGGVNLKIEGFFRVCQAQGLTGEQGVLIPGQNIRNLMLKEDVVQTVKDGKFHIYTAKTVDEGMEILTGLPSGVRKKDGTYPKGTINYLVDKKLKGMTEKLKKLTSEDKSEGKA; the protein is encoded by the coding sequence TTGAAACCAAAGCAATATGAAGTGCCTGTTGAAAAACTGCGCTGGAAATGCGACCCCGGAATATTTGAATTCGAATGCACTAAAGAGCTTTCTCCGCTCGGCGAATTTATAGGCCAGGAGCGCGCCGCCAAGGCCATAGAGTTCGGGTTGAACATGAGCGATGACGGCTACAACATCTATGTCGCCGGACTTACCGGCACCGGCAAGACAACAATGGTTAAGACCTATATCGAGAAACTTATAGAAGAGAAGGAAACTAGGGGCGAAATGCCTGTTATCGAGGACTGGTGCTACCTGTACAATTTCAGAGAGCCGGACCAGCCCCAAATAGTGAGCCTGCCGCAGGGCAAAGGCAAGGAATTCCGCGATGACATGAACCAGTTATTGAACAGGGCTCGTAAGGAGATGAGGAGGGCTTTCACCAGCGATGAGTACAAGGAACAAAAAGAAAAGGTCATGGAGGAAAGCCAGACCCTGCAGAAACAGGTGTTCGAGAGCGTGTCCGAGGAGGCGCGCCAGCAGGATTTCGCTCTGAAAGTAGGCCCCGCCGGCCCGACGCTGATCCCGACGGTAAACGGCCACCCCATGGAGGAAAAGCAGTTCAACGCACTTTCAGAAAACGCCAAGAAAGAGCTGAATAATAAGCATGACGAACTCATAAAGAAGCTGCAGTCCGGCATCGAGCAGGTCGCTGATTTACAGAAACAGACCGCGGAGCGCCTGCAGAAACTGGATAAGGACATAGGAGAGTTCACTATTTCGCGGCTGATCAACATGCTGCTGATCACGTATCAGGAGCAGTCAAAGATAAGCAAGTTCCTCTACGAGTTAAAAAGATACACGCTCGACAATATTGATTTATTCAAGGATGGGGAGGAGCCGGCGCCTACTGTGCTTGGGATGCCGGTGAACCAGGCGGCCACAGGCAAGAATCCCTTCCTTCCTTTCCAGGTCAACGTCTTTGTAGATAACAGCGAGGTCAAGGGGCCGCCGGTCGTGATCGAATCCAATCCTAATTTCGGTAACCTGTTCGGCATGATAGAAAGGCGTTTCCTTCTTGGCGGCTACGTAAGCGACCACACCATGATAAAACCGGGCGCGTTGAGCAAGGCCAACGGCGGCTACCTCCTGCTCAGCGCCTATGACATAGCAATTAACTCCATCGCTTGGTTCGCCCTCAAGCGTGCGATAAAGAACAGGGAGGTGCGCATAGAAGACCCGTTCGAGCAGTTCGGTCTCTTCGCGCCTCAGGGCATGAGGCCGGAACCGATGCCCGTGAAAATAAAGATCATACTTATAGGTGAATCTTTTATATATCACCTGCTGTCCATGCATGACGAAGACTTCTGGGAGATATTCCGGGTCAAGGCCGATTTTGATTATGAGATCGATAAAACCGAGAAGAATATGAAAGACTACGCCGCCTTCATCGCCGTCTGCTGCGAGGAGTGCGGCACGAAGCATTTTGATCCGGCCGGAGTAGCCAGGATGATAGAATACTCGTCGCGGATGGTGTCCGATCAGGAGAAAATGTCATCGCGATTCGCGTTTATTAAGCAGTTGATACAGGAATCCGATTACTGGGCCTCCCGCGACGGGGACAAACTCATCACCGATAAGCACGTAGCGAAAGCCATTGAAGAAAGGATATTCAGACACAATCTCGCCGACGAAAAAATCAGGGATATGATAAACCGCGGCGAGATAATGATAGATATCGCCGGCGAAGAGACAGGGCAGGTGAACGGGCTCAGCATCTATTCTCTGGGGGATATCGCCTTCGGCAAGCCTTCGCGGATAACCGCAAGCACCTTCATGGGACGCGGCGGCGTAATCAACATAGAGCGAGAATCGGAGATGAGCGGCCCGATTCACAATAAAGGCGTCATGATCCTAAGCGGCTACCTCGGCTGGCGATACGCCCAGGATAAGCCGCTGTCGCTCTCCGCCAGCCTGTGCTTCGAACAGTCTTACGAAGGTGTTGACGGTGACAGCGCCTCATCTGCCGAGCTGTATGCGATTCTCTCCAGCATTGCCGAAGTGCCGATACGCCAGGGGATAGCGGTCACCGGCTCGGTAAACCAGAAGGGACAGATACAACCCATCGGCGGCGTCAACCTAAAAATCGAGGGCTTTTTCCGCGTGTGCCAGGCGCAGGGACTCACAGGGGAACAGGGCGTGCTCATCCCCGGCCAGAACATAAGGAACCTGATGCTGAAAGAGGATGTAGTGCAGACGGTGAAAGACGGCAAATTCCACATCTATACGGCGAAGACCGTTGACGAGGGTATGGAAATACTCACCGGTTTGCCGTCCGGCGTCAGGAAAAAAGACGGCACATATCCAAAAGGAACGATAAACTATCTGGTCGATAAGAAGCTCAAGGGCATGACGGAGAAGTTGAAGAAACTGACTTCTGAAGATAAGTCGGAAGGAAAAGCCTAA
- a CDS encoding ABC transporter permease translates to MIRSLKVACLLAFTSVTKGNFRIALLTMLILILVALNLLFVPGLLDGLVWGANDKLVNTHTGDLLIEPDGASHYIPDVDWLMAEVEKIEGVEAAAARNYLGAEIDSEGKYVGAAVYGVDPDTERAVFTIADYIIEGSYLDEDDIDTIVLGVQLAGADRTDLELYARSLQNVHAGDVVKVAYADGIEKEYTVKGIFHTEFIQTDLQAFISEEEFNTLAPLLANNASTIHIRTTEDADVGSITDQILNIRNGLKVMTWEDYAGLVHSMTSSFKIIEVIMNAVNLLVAGITIFIITYIDVAHRRRQIGIQRAIGITPASITMSYVIRAIFYAIVALALAMLIYKFGIIPLEAHYPFHFPFGDVFLRIIPFVLVRTALLLFVVSIISALLPVHGAMRTKIIDAIWG, encoded by the coding sequence ATGATCAGATCGCTGAAAGTGGCCTGCCTGCTGGCTTTCACCTCGGTTACTAAGGGCAATTTCAGGATAGCCCTGCTCACTATGCTTATTCTTATTCTTGTGGCTCTAAATTTACTCTTTGTGCCCGGTCTGCTCGACGGGCTGGTGTGGGGGGCGAACGATAAGCTGGTCAATACGCATACGGGCGATCTCCTTATAGAACCGGATGGAGCCAGCCACTACATTCCCGATGTCGATTGGCTCATGGCGGAGGTCGAGAAGATAGAAGGCGTTGAGGCGGCCGCAGCAAGGAATTATCTGGGCGCTGAGATTGATTCTGAAGGTAAATATGTTGGTGCTGCTGTCTATGGGGTTGATCCGGATACGGAAAGAGCCGTTTTTACTATCGCCGACTATATTATAGAGGGAAGCTATCTGGATGAGGATGATATCGATACTATAGTTCTCGGCGTTCAGCTTGCCGGTGCTGATAGAACGGATTTGGAGCTATACGCCAGGTCGCTTCAGAATGTGCATGCAGGAGATGTAGTAAAAGTTGCCTATGCCGATGGTATAGAGAAGGAATATACGGTTAAAGGCATTTTCCACACGGAGTTTATTCAAACGGACCTGCAAGCCTTTATATCCGAAGAGGAGTTCAATACTCTTGCCCCGCTACTGGCGAATAATGCCAGCACCATACATATCAGGACTACTGAAGATGCCGATGTCGGCTCAATAACTGATCAGATATTGAATATAAGGAACGGCCTTAAGGTCATGACATGGGAAGACTATGCCGGCCTCGTTCACAGCATGACGTCAAGCTTTAAGATCATTGAAGTAATCATGAATGCGGTGAACCTGCTTGTGGCCGGCATCACAATTTTTATCATAACTTATATCGATGTGGCGCACAGGAGACGGCAGATAGGCATCCAGCGGGCTATCGGTATAACTCCCGCCTCTATCACGATGTCGTACGTGATACGAGCCATATTCTATGCCATCGTCGCGCTGGCGCTGGCCATGCTGATTTACAAGTTCGGAATAATACCATTGGAAGCGCACTACCCGTTCCATTTCCCGTTCGGCGACGTCTTCTTAAGGATAATACCGTTTGTGTTAGTCCGCACCGCCTTGCTGCTATTCGTCGTCTCCATAATTTCCGCGTTGTTGCCCGTGCACGGAGCGATGAGGACAAAGATAATCGATGCCATATGGGGATGA